The genomic region ACACGATTCCTGTATTATGGGAGACGATGCCATACGTGATTACGTGTCATCTTATCTCCATGCACGCGATGTCGCCGATTATATCACGCTGAATATTTCCTGTCCCAACACCGGGGAAGGAAAGACTTTTGAAGAACCCGGTCCGCTGGCCGATCTGCTGGATGCCATCGGGGACGAGCAAACAGACAGCCTGCATCCCCTTTTTGTCAAATTTTCGCCGGACAATGACTTCACCCGGCTGGACCAGCTCGTTACCATTTGTGAAGAGCGAAATATTACCGGTTATATTGTCTCAAATACATCAACTGACCGGTCAGGGCTTCTCACACCCGAAAAGAAGTTATCCGGCATCGGCCGGGGTGGATTGAGCGGTGCGCCTCTTTTCAGCAAGACGATGGAATACATCTCCTGGTTTCGCAGAACCCTTCCAAATGAGCGCATCCTGATTGCCTGCGGTGGAATTGATTCTCCGGAAAAGGCTGTGTCACTGATAAAAGAAGGGGCCCATCTGCTGCAGGTATACACAGGTCTTGTCTACGAGGGCCCCGGGCTGATTCGCAGAATAAATAACGCTCTTGCCATGCAGGTCGAAAAAGAGGGGGCAGCATCACTATCTGAGCTGAGAAACGCCGACTGATTTTTCTGAACAGAGGATTTCTCAAGCGCAAATGGTCGCAGGGAACAGGCACAGCCGGCCGGAACTGCCCGGCACCATGCTGACACTATTCAGAGTCAAATTCGATGGTATACTCGCAGCTGGCAGAGACTTCAACCCCTGTGTACTCGGGAACGGAAAACCGCATATGCTCAATTACAGTCTCAAGAAGGGTATCAATAATGCCGTCTTCATCCCGTTCTTCGTCGGTATCAGCCTGCTTGGGGACACCCTCCTTATTGATCAGAACCTCAATCTGAATTGTTCCGCTCATCTGATGTTCGTTGATCACATCACGGAATCCGCTCTCAGTGATAAAGTTGTCTTTGCCGCCCTGAACTTCCGGCTTGGAATCAAGCTCACCGCAGGAGTACGTTTTGTCGGTATCCACCAGCAGCGCCCTGACCCGGTCCACTTCTATTTCCTCTGATAACGCATCAACGACATCACTCTTGGCAAAATCAGGATACTCGCTCTTCATACTGATCAAAGCCACCCTGGCACTGTCCCACAACGCGCCCTCGTAAGGAAACATGTCACTGAAGTCCGGTTCCGGAATCTGTTTTTCCAGTATCTCCTGCAAATGCATCTGCGTGGATTTGGGGCGGGTTTGATCATCTGTTTCTTCTTTCTCATCTTCATCCGGGGCGGCAGCTTCTTCCTGTTCAGCAGCTTCTTCCTGTTCAGCAACCTCCTCCAATATCTGCTCTTCTGCCTGCTCCCGCTCCCGTGCAATGATTTCCGCCCGTTCCTCGGAACTGTATTCTGATGGTTCCCGTTCATCGTCGGCCGATGCGTCGCCAGACTCCTCACCGGAAGGTTCATCAGATCCTTCACCTGGTGAATCCCCTTCGGTTTCTTCTTCCCGGTGCTCTTCGTCCTCTTCCGAACCTGCCCGGCCTTCCATTTCAGCAGGCTCTTCTTCATCCAGAATATCCGCTTCCAGTTCGGCCAGGTTGGCCATGTACAACGAGTCCTCCATGAGGCTTTGAACCGAATCCTGAAGCCCCTCAAGCACATCACTTTCCTGTTCCCACATATACCGGTAAAAAGAGAGCTCGTTCATTCTGTATACAAACTGCTCATCATCGCGGGCCGTTTGGATGTAATCCAGTACAGACCGGTAGAGCGCTTCGGGAGCCTCCCCGGATTCGGGATATTTTTCCGCAAAGCGCCTGAGCCGTTCGGCACGGATTTCACCTGCCGGCATATCTTTGATTTCCTCAAATGCAACACGGATGCTGTCTTCCCTGCTCAGCTCTTTTTCAGGACGTTCCAGCTCAAGCATGTAGCGGTCCGCCATCCGCTCAGCGTAAACTGTTTCCGGGTAGAAATCCACCAGCTGCATGGCATATTGCAAGGCCTGGGCAGAGTCTCCGGCTGACTGGTAGAGCTCGGACAGGGAATATATGGCCTGGGGGGCCAGCTCCGAATCGGGAAATCTGCCCATGACACTGCGATAGTAGATAGCGGCGCTGTCTGGCATTGCAAGAGAAGTGAAAAACACGTTTCCGATTTCATATTCGTGGGAAGCGATGGTATGACGTGTTTCCCGCTGTTCCTCTTCCGTAAACGGAATTTCGGAAAAGTCCAGATCAATGGTCTGTGCCTGGGCTCCTGCAGCCTCTTCGATAGCCTCATCAACGTCCTCCACTTCCTCGCCCTCTTCCTCATACTGCTGCACGATAGTGACCCTCACGGCTTCCATCCGGCGCCAGTCGTCCACCAGCGGCCTGGTGCCCCAGTATGCCTGGAATGCCTGGGTACTCTGCTGTACCATCTGCGGATTCTTGTGATTCAAAAACCCGTTTTCGGTGACCTCATCTGCCTGTTCGCCGGCTTCTTCAATATCCTCGGGGGTAACCATGTGTTCCCTTCGCTGCTCCTGCTGCTGTTCTTCAAGTTCGGCAAGCTTTTTTTCCCGGATGTCTGTGACGACCGAATCGAACTCGGCTTCGGATAGCTCTCCAAGCCAGAGCAAACTGTCGAGCCGGTGTACTTCCGCCTGCAGACGCGAATATTCACCGTATGACTGAGACATTACATCGGCATCAAAGTCTTTCGGAAGCTCTTCGATGTTTCTTGCCTGCTGGGATGATGAATCAAAGTAGGCGGCAGTGGTTGAGAAATCCTGATAATAGTCCCTGTATATTTCTGCAAGTCCGTAATAGATCTGGGCCTGGGTCTCGCTTGAGGGATTTTGTGATCTTCTTCTCAGAACCTGTTCATAGTTTTCGCGGGCGGTGGTGAATTCTCCCTGATCATGGAGTGTGCGCGCGATTTGATATTCAATATCTGATATATATTCAAAATGACGGTCGTCTCTGCTCATGTCAATGAAATGCTCCAGTGCCCAATCCAGATCTCCGCGTTTTCGGGCAACGATTCCCATTTTTCGTTCGGCATGGTAGATCAGGTCATAGCTCGGGTTGGAGCGGTGCGTGGCACTGGCATAGGCATCCAGGGACCGGTCATATTCTTCAAGCTCCTCCAGCAGTTGTCCGAGCAAAAAGTGCGCCCTCATTTCCATTCGCCTGGTATCCACATCCGGCAACGCCTCCTCCAGATAAAAAACAGCATCCTCGTATTCGTCCCGCTCAACGAGCAGCTGGGCTAAAACCAGCTTCACTTCTGAAGCAATTTCGGGTTCCCAGTCAAATTCAGTGGAAAAGAGTCGTGCCTCAATGTAGTTGATACCTTCGACATGGTTTTCAAGCTCAAGCGCTGCCCGTCCCCGCCACAAAATGGCTTTCTGCCGCAATTCGGGGTCACTGGTGGTGCTGAGCAGCTCAACGAACTTCTGATCAGCGGAGAAGAACTGCTGTTTGTAAAAATAGGACTGTCCCATCAGAAAAATGGCGTTATCAACCCAGCGCGACTGCGGATGGAAGCGGATAACATCTGCGCTTTTCTGGATGGCTTCTTCAAAATCGCTTTGACCGGCCCGGGGAGGAGTCGGGTGGATCCTGACGGGACGTTCCGGATTGATTTTTACTTCCTGATTCCGCTGAAGCTCGACACCCCGGTCAAAGCTGGTCTTTGCATTGTAGTAGGTATTAAAATAGGCATTGAAGTCACGCCATCCGCTTTGCAGGGCCGTTCCGCACCCCTGAGTGACAAGCAGTATCGCGAGCAAAGCACCGGTTAGCCGAATGTATCGAAACATGTTTTGTTAAATGGACTATTCTATCGTGCTGACCTTGACCATATTTGTGCTTCCGCGTTTGGAAATGGGAATACCGGCGGCAACCACAATACGTGAACCTGATGTGATCAACCCGGATTCTTTCAGATAATCTTCCATTCGCTTGACACTGGTATCTGTATCAAAAAGGGCATCCAACTGGATGGATGTAACACCCCAGACAAGATTAAGCTGTCTTCTGACTTCCACACTTTCAGTAAATGCTATAACGGGTACACGAGGCCGAAATTTTGCAATTCTTCGGGCTGTTGTGCCGGAATGTGTGATGGTAGCAATCAGCCTGGCTTCCACCGCTTCACCGACGGTCACACATGCGTAACTGAGGGATTCAACAACCTGTTTTTCCCTCCATTCTGGTTGTACAAACTCAAGTGTCTGATAAATGGAATCCGTTTTGACTTCTATGTTGCGGCATATTTTGTCGATGGTCCGGACTGCTTCCAGCGGATATTTGCCGGCGGCTGTCTCCCCTGAAAGCATGACGGCATCAGTCCCGTCGAGAACGGCATTGGCTACATCGGAGCTTTCTGCCCGTGTAGGACGGGGGTTGTTCATCATCGATTCCAGCATCTGTGTTGCCGTGATCACCGGCTTGCCTGCTGTTTTGCAGCGATCAATAATATCTTTCTGGATGAGCGGCACGCGTTCACTTGCAATTTCTATTCCCAAGTCTCCCCGGGCGACCATGATACCGTCGGCCTGCTGGATGATATCATCAATTTCATCCAGCGCTTCCGGCTTTTCAATTTTCGCGATGATCCCGGCATTGCTGCCTTTGACGCGTACTTTGGATATCAGGTCCTGAACATCGCCGGCCGATCTGACAAATGATATTGCCACAAAGTCGACACCCTGCTCAAGTCCGAATGCAAGGTCTTTCTCGTCTTTTTCGGTAATGGCTGATATGGAGGTTTTGACATCCGGCAGATTCACTCCTTTTCTCGGCTTTAGAAAACCGCCGTTTATAACACGTGCGGTAATATCGCCGTCTGATATCTTGACAATTCTGAGCTCCATAAGACCATCGTCCATCAGAATTGTATTTCCCGGTTTGACATCTTCTGCAAGATTGGGGTAGTCGATCGGAATTACTTCACTGTCACCTTCGATATCATCCGGAGTCAGTTTGACATAAGAGTGCGTTTCCAGCTTAGCACCTTCCCCTTTCATACGGCCGACCCGGATTTTGGGCCCCTGCAGGTCCATGAGGATGGGTATGCTGATTTTAAGCTTGCGTGAGAGCTCACGAATGGTCTCAATGTTTTTCTTATGGACTTCATGCGTGCCGTGCGAGAAATTCAGACGGACGACATTCATGCCGCTTCGAATCAGTTCCTCAATCATTTCCGGTGAGCTGGTACTCGGTCCTATCGTGCAAACCAGCTTTGTTCTTCGTTCATTAATCAGCATAAAGATGGTCTCTAATTTCTGCCATTCCTGGTTTCTGTGTTGTTCAGAACATTTGCCATAAAAGATAGGGTGTTGCCAGTCAAAATTCTTTTGAAATCTTTATTTGATTATAAATCCATTGCGGCTCTTGTACTTCTGAAAAAGATTATTTTAGATTTTTCCTGACGGTGAAGCGAATGCGCCCTGCCGGGCGCATCAAAAAAAAAGCCGCATCGGGTTGCGATGCGGCTTTTAAACATGTAATCAGTTTATCCCTGCTGATCAGTCTGATAAAGTGGCAGTTATTACTACATTGGCCCCTTCCACTCCACAGCATTCGAAGACATAGTCCAGAATAAGCGTGTTGGTATCGGAATCAAAACTTCCGCCCACATTCAGAATGATATCATCGAGATCTTCACCATCGGGATCCTGCCCATGAGAGTAAGGAGCACCCATGACATTTCCAGCTGCAGTTACATTGAACGCGTAGGCTACCGGAATGCCAAACAGACCGCCGGCAATGTTGCTTACCTCGTAGAGATAAGGATCGCCGCCAACCACGATGGGATCATCCGGCCGGGTCACTTCAAAGGTACCGTCGAACTCAAAGTCTCCGGTTGCTTCGTACTCATAGGTACCCGTTTCCACGACACCAAAACCATTGATGGTATAGGTGCGGGATGCACCGCGGTCACCTCTTCCGATCGTCAGCTCCCTTCCGGTCTCCTCGGTAGTGGCACTGACAAGTATCAGTGTCAGCTCCCTTGCAGTACCTTCAGCAGCCAGTAACGGGAATTCAAAGTCAATGGTATGATTGTCGAATGTAGTAGACTCCGGATCATGTTCGATCACAAAGGAGCCGTTGTCAGTTCCGGACATAATGTAGTCTTCTCCTTCGACCGCGTCACCATCGATTTCGTACTCAACGACAACGTTTTCTTCCTGGGTCTGGCCCAGTTCGATCAGGACTTCAAGACTACCGCCTGCCAGAACATCCGTGTCTTCTGTATCTATTTTTACAAAAGCAGGGATCGCGCCATCCTCAATAGAGAACGGCTCAGATACATTTTCACATGCTGTAAAAGCAATTGCGAAAATGAATATTACTGGTATAAATCTTGTTAGTTTCATTATATATCAGATCTTAGAAATGAATATCTGTCAGTTCTCAAACCACATCGGAGTGTCCAGAACCGGTTCGGGAGGAATGTTCGGATTTGACTGAAGTTCCGAAGGCGGGAACGGATATCTTCTGATGATATCGCCCAGCGTGGCTTGTTCCGCAACTGTCAGACTCGGGAACTTGGTTCTTCTCCACTCCGACCAGTTTTCAGGTGATCTGTCAAATATCTCAATGTAGTGCTGAGTCCAGATGGCTTCCAGAGCAGATTCTTCGTTACTGAATGAACCGGGAAGATTGTCAATGTAAGCCTGCTTGTCAGCATCGGGAATACCGTTAAGTGTTCCCTCTCTCGGATCAAGACGGGTCCAGGGATCAAGAAAATCAAGTGATGCCTGAACGCCGGCTATATATGCATCATGAGCGGCACCAAACTCACCTCTGGTGGCATAGAATTCCGCTTCATAGAAAAGCACTTCCGAGGGTGTGAGTACCCGGTTGGGCCAGTCACGTGTAATGATGTTCTGGCTTATGTAATTCACATCTCCTTCGCTGCCAAACCGGCCGGCTACCTGTCCGGTGAAATCTTCCGGCAGGAATGTACCGTCATCCTGGGGCATGAATGCGAAGTAGGTGTTTCTTCTCGGGTCATCAAGATCGTTCATCAAATCAACCAGAGTCTGGCCGGCAGAGACGAAATACCCGCCGTTGCCGGTTCCGACAAAACCGTTGAACTGATTGTGAACCTTCCAGAGGTTGTGAGCATTATCTTCTGAATCGAAGAACGGAATATAGGCCATATCCTCATTGCTTCTGATAAGCTCCGCATTCTGAAGCAGATCCAGAATTTCGTCATCAACATCATGCTGGTTCCTGAGATACATGTATGTACGCAGCTTCAGTGAGTTGGCAAACTTTTCCCACTGCTCCATATCTCCGCCATACATCAGATCACCAAACTCGACGGCAGGTTCGCCCGGAGCAATCTGCTCCAGGGCTTCATCCAGCATGTCAATTACGCCATAAAGAACAGTTTCCTGATCGTCAAATTCCGGATTCGGAAACTCATCGGGATCCAGTGCCTCTGTAAAAGGAACGGTTTCCCACATCATGGTCAGCGAGAAAAACAGATAGGCCTTCATGATTTTGGCCTGTGCGGCGACGTTCGGCTGCAATGGTTCTCTATCTTCTGCAAATTCAACCATCAGGTTGAGGTTTCTAAGCCCGGACCCGTACCAGCTGGTCCATGTGTTACCCGTTCCGAACGGGCTGACCTCGTATCTGTCATCACCATGGAGACCGGTCGCGTAGTTCGGAGACCAGGAGTTGACGAAGAAAGCCGTACCCGGCATGGTTTCGATGGCCCTGTTGGCAGAAACGTTTGCCAGGACCGGTGGAAACAACACATCAGGCGAAACTTCCGTAGCTGCATTCGGATCTGTATTTACATCCAGAAAACTGTCGCAGCTGTATGCCGTAAAACCAAGAACGGCAATCAGTATAAATGTTTTAAATCGCTTCATAGTATTGTGCATTTTCAAAATGGATTAAAATCGAACCTGAATATTGGTGCCAAAGCTTCGTACTGACGGCAGTACGTTCCATTCAATACCCTGGCCATTGGATGCTGATCCGAAGAGACCTGTCTCAGGATCGATATGCGGGATTTCGCTGTAAATCAGCAGCAGATTTCGTCCTTCAAGACCAATGGATACGCTGCTGAAATAAGTTGCATCCAGCCATCGCTGAGGAAGGGTATAGTCGACACGTACTTCCCGGAGCTTCACATGGGTGGCACTGAAGACATTGCCTTCATGAAGGTCAGAGTTGGCATATTGATTCCAGAATGCCTGCATACTTTGTACAGGAACATTGTTTGGCATGAATCCGCCTTCTCCATCAGGAATCACACCGTCATCAATGTAAGTGCCGTATCTGTTTTCAGCTGTTTCTTCAGCAACACCGGCTCTTCTGAGAGCACCGACGGTCTGTGAAAAGATGGTTCCTCCATGACGGTAATCAATCTGGAAGCTAACGCCAACACCGCGGAAGTTGAACTGATTGGTAAACGAGAGCCTGAAATCAGGATCGATGTCACCAAGGCGGATATTGTCGCCTGTGCGTCGCAGTCCGTTATCCGGATTAATGATCAGCTCATCATAGTACTCTGACTCCTCGTCAGTTACCCTGAGGAAGCCCGGGCCATAGAGACCAAGCGGTTCTCCCGGTTCCGCACGAACCTGAAGGCCGTTGAAGGCACTTGCAATAACGATTTCATCAACACCCGGAGCCAGAGATTCGACTTTGTTCCGGTTTTGATGGAAATTGACTATTACGTTATGGAAGAAGTCTCTTGTCTGGAATGGTACAAAGTTCAGAGAAAGCTCGATTCCCTTATTGGAAATCTCACCAATATTGGTTCGGTTGGCACCAAACCCGGTGGAAAGCGGCGTCGGGATCGAAATAATCTGGTCTTCGGTCCGGACATCATACCAGGTAAAGTCAACACCTGCCCTTCCGTCAAAGAACTGAAGTTCCGTACCAACCTCAAAGGAGTTCTGCATTTCAGGCTTCAGGTCAGTCGGGGGGAGTGTACCGGTAGCACCGAATCCGGTTCTGCCGCCAAACGGAAAGTCATTGCCGGTTCCGAACTGTCCGAAAATGTCTTCGATCGGCAAAAACCGGAAATCCAGCTGATAAGGAGCCTCATCACTACCTACCTGTGCATAGTTCACAAACAATTTACCGTAGGAGAACACTCTTCCGGCAATATCAAATGCTTCGGAGAAAATGAAGCTGGTATTGATAGACGGGTAGAAGAATGAGCGGTTTTCTTTCGGCAGGGTTGACGACCAGTCATTCCGGCCAGTAAGATTCAGAAACAGGTAGTTTCTGTAACCGAACGTAGCATCACCATATACACCGACAAGGCGCTGCTCCTGGAACCGGTTGGTTGGTGACTGTGTTTCGGTGTTGGCAAAGTTTTCCAGTCCCGGAATTTCCAGATTGGTCCCCCTGCTTCTGAGAATCTGGTTCTCCCGCATGTTCAGGTTATACCCCAGAACACCCTGGAAACTGATGTCATCAGTGATATTGCGATTCACTTCAGCAAGAGCGTCAATATTAATCTGCTGTTCCTGGATGACATCAAGTGCGAAGTCACCATCATCACGGCCAAGAGTTCCGACGGCATTTCTACTGTTTCGATCTTCAGTGTAGTAGTCAAGACCGGCTCTACCAGTGAAGGACAGCCACTCGGTGGCTTCATAGCGGCCTTCAACATTACCAAAAATCCTTCGTACCTGGTTTTCAAAGGCATTTTCATTGACCAGCCAGTAGGGGTTGTTGGTCATCGGGCCCAGTGTTCTCTGAGTTCCGTCCTCTTCTTTGTAATCCTTGAGTTCGGAAGTATCAAAGGTACGCGGCAGCGTGTTGATCAGTGACGTCAGAACGTTCGGATCATTTGCACCGGCCACGGCACGGCCTTTGGTATCA from Natronogracilivirga saccharolytica harbors:
- a CDS encoding tetratricopeptide repeat protein, producing MFRYIRLTGALLAILLVTQGCGTALQSGWRDFNAYFNTYYNAKTSFDRGVELQRNQEVKINPERPVRIHPTPPRAGQSDFEEAIQKSADVIRFHPQSRWVDNAIFLMGQSYFYKQQFFSADQKFVELLSTTSDPELRQKAILWRGRAALELENHVEGINYIEARLFSTEFDWEPEIASEVKLVLAQLLVERDEYEDAVFYLEEALPDVDTRRMEMRAHFLLGQLLEELEEYDRSLDAYASATHRSNPSYDLIYHAERKMGIVARKRGDLDWALEHFIDMSRDDRHFEYISDIEYQIARTLHDQGEFTTARENYEQVLRRRSQNPSSETQAQIYYGLAEIYRDYYQDFSTTAAYFDSSSQQARNIEELPKDFDADVMSQSYGEYSRLQAEVHRLDSLLWLGELSEAEFDSVVTDIREKKLAELEEQQQEQRREHMVTPEDIEEAGEQADEVTENGFLNHKNPQMVQQSTQAFQAYWGTRPLVDDWRRMEAVRVTIVQQYEEEGEEVEDVDEAIEEAAGAQAQTIDLDFSEIPFTEEEQRETRHTIASHEYEIGNVFFTSLAMPDSAAIYYRSVMGRFPDSELAPQAIYSLSELYQSAGDSAQALQYAMQLVDFYPETVYAERMADRYMLELERPEKELSREDSIRVAFEEIKDMPAGEIRAERLRRFAEKYPESGEAPEALYRSVLDYIQTARDDEQFVYRMNELSFYRYMWEQESDVLEGLQDSVQSLMEDSLYMANLAELEADILDEEEPAEMEGRAGSEEDEEHREEETEGDSPGEGSDEPSGEESGDASADDEREPSEYSSEERAEIIAREREQAEEQILEEVAEQEEAAEQEEAAAPDEDEKEETDDQTRPKSTQMHLQEILEKQIPEPDFSDMFPYEGALWDSARVALISMKSEYPDFAKSDVVDALSEEIEVDRVRALLVDTDKTYSCGELDSKPEVQGGKDNFITESGFRDVINEHQMSGTIQIEVLINKEGVPKQADTDEERDEDGIIDTLLETVIEHMRFSVPEYTGVEVSASCEYTIEFDSE
- a CDS encoding TonB-dependent receptor domain-containing protein, which produces MRLPDFQNEYAQGSIGKYNSDNLNGWGPRIAGQTVENIRGEEITLQDYPDNVRDFYETDLMTSNHISFSNADELSDLRVSLTHTGQSGIVPNNRLDRTAISVNSGRRLTDRLAIRMSGTYTHLDTKGRAVAGANDPNVLTSLINTLPRTFDTSELKDYKEEDGTQRTLGPMTNNPYWLVNENAFENQVRRIFGNVEGRYEATEWLSFTGRAGLDYYTEDRNSRNAVGTLGRDDGDFALDVIQEQQINIDALAEVNRNITDDISFQGVLGYNLNMRENQILRSRGTNLEIPGLENFANTETQSPTNRFQEQRLVGVYGDATFGYRNYLFLNLTGRNDWSSTLPKENRSFFYPSINTSFIFSEAFDIAGRVFSYGKLFVNYAQVGSDEAPYQLDFRFLPIEDIFGQFGTGNDFPFGGRTGFGATGTLPPTDLKPEMQNSFEVGTELQFFDGRAGVDFTWYDVRTEDQIISIPTPLSTGFGANRTNIGEISNKGIELSLNFVPFQTRDFFHNVIVNFHQNRNKVESLAPGVDEIVIASAFNGLQVRAEPGEPLGLYGPGFLRVTDEESEYYDELIINPDNGLRRTGDNIRLGDIDPDFRLSFTNQFNFRGVGVSFQIDYRHGGTIFSQTVGALRRAGVAEETAENRYGTYIDDGVIPDGEGGFMPNNVPVQSMQAFWNQYANSDLHEGNVFSATHVKLREVRVDYTLPQRWLDATYFSSVSIGLEGRNLLLIYSEIPHIDPETGLFGSASNGQGIEWNVLPSVRSFGTNIQVRF
- a CDS encoding quinone-dependent dihydroorotate dehydrogenase codes for the protein MYRTLLRPLFFRMDPERAHHFVAGLGNAISRSPLIGKGLRNRQTSAWPSLRQDIAGISFPNPTGIAAGFDKNAQFTTLLQAMGFGYAEYGSITAKPSAGNPSPRLFRLVQDKALINRMGLNNEGASTICRRLHQLRTTHPTLFRDFPSGINIAKTHDSCIMGDDAIRDYVSSYLHARDVADYITLNISCPNTGEGKTFEEPGPLADLLDAIGDEQTDSLHPLFVKFSPDNDFTRLDQLVTICEERNITGYIVSNTSTDRSGLLTPEKKLSGIGRGGLSGAPLFSKTMEYISWFRRTLPNERILIACGGIDSPEKAVSLIKEGAHLLQVYTGLVYEGPGLIRRINNALAMQVEKEGAASLSELRNAD
- the pyk gene encoding pyruvate kinase, which codes for MLINERRTKLVCTIGPSTSSPEMIEELIRSGMNVVRLNFSHGTHEVHKKNIETIRELSRKLKISIPILMDLQGPKIRVGRMKGEGAKLETHSYVKLTPDDIEGDSEVIPIDYPNLAEDVKPGNTILMDDGLMELRIVKISDGDITARVINGGFLKPRKGVNLPDVKTSISAITEKDEKDLAFGLEQGVDFVAISFVRSAGDVQDLISKVRVKGSNAGIIAKIEKPEALDEIDDIIQQADGIMVARGDLGIEIASERVPLIQKDIIDRCKTAGKPVITATQMLESMMNNPRPTRAESSDVANAVLDGTDAVMLSGETAAGKYPLEAVRTIDKICRNIEVKTDSIYQTLEFVQPEWREKQVVESLSYACVTVGEAVEARLIATITHSGTTARRIAKFRPRVPVIAFTESVEVRRQLNLVWGVTSIQLDALFDTDTSVKRMEDYLKESGLITSGSRIVVAAGIPISKRGSTNMVKVSTIE
- a CDS encoding SusD/RagB family nutrient-binding outer membrane lipoprotein, which translates into the protein MKRFKTFILIAVLGFTAYSCDSFLDVNTDPNAATEVSPDVLFPPVLANVSANRAIETMPGTAFFVNSWSPNYATGLHGDDRYEVSPFGTGNTWTSWYGSGLRNLNLMVEFAEDREPLQPNVAAQAKIMKAYLFFSLTMMWETVPFTEALDPDEFPNPEFDDQETVLYGVIDMLDEALEQIAPGEPAVEFGDLMYGGDMEQWEKFANSLKLRTYMYLRNQHDVDDEILDLLQNAELIRSNEDMAYIPFFDSEDNAHNLWKVHNQFNGFVGTGNGGYFVSAGQTLVDLMNDLDDPRRNTYFAFMPQDDGTFLPEDFTGQVAGRFGSEGDVNYISQNIITRDWPNRVLTPSEVLFYEAEFYATRGEFGAAHDAYIAGVQASLDFLDPWTRLDPREGTLNGIPDADKQAYIDNLPGSFSNEESALEAIWTQHYIEIFDRSPENWSEWRRTKFPSLTVAEQATLGDIIRRYPFPPSELQSNPNIPPEPVLDTPMWFEN